The following proteins are encoded in a genomic region of Athene noctua chromosome 9, bAthNoc1.hap1.1, whole genome shotgun sequence:
- the CTCF gene encoding transcriptional repressor CTCF isoform X4 encodes MGSGFCRRMLRVVTSNSREGEMEGEAVEAIVEESETFIKGKERKTYQRRREGGQEDDACHIPPNQADGGEVVQDVSSGVQMVMMEQLDPTLLQMKTEVMEGAVPQETEATVDDTQIITLQVVNMEEQPINLGELQLVQVPVPVTVPVATTSVEELQGAYENEVSKGGLQEGEPMICHTLPLPEGFQVVKVGANGEVETLEQGELQPQEDPNWQKDPDYQPPAKKTKKNKKSKLRYTEEGKDVDVSVYDFEEEQQEGLLSEVNAEKVVGNMKPPKPTKIKKKGVKKTFQCELCSYTCPRRSNLDRHMKSHTDERPHKCHLCGRAFRTVTLLRNHLNTHTGTRPHKCPDCDMAFVTSGELVRHRRYKHTHEKPFKCSMCDYASVEVSKLKRHIRSHTGERPFQCSLCSYASRDTYKLKRHMRTHSGEKPYECYICHARFTQSGTMKMHILQKHTENVAKFHCPHCDTVIARKSDLGVHLRKQHSYIEQGKKCRYCDAVFHERYALIQHQKSHKNEKRFKCDQCDYACRQERHMVMHKRTHTGEKPYACSHCDKTFRQKQLLDMHFKRYHDPNFVPAAFVCSKCGKTFTRRNTMARHADNCSGLDGGEGENGGETKKGKRGRKRKMRSKKEDSSDSEENAEPDLDDNEDEEETAVEIEAEPEVEQEAPAPPPSKKRRGRPPGKAATQPKQSQPAAIIQVEDQNTGEIENIIVEVKKEPDAETAEEEEEAQPAVVEAPNGDLTPEMILSMMDR; translated from the exons ATGGGGTCTGGCTTTTGCAGGAGGATGTTGCGAGTAGTGACAAGTAACTCTAGG GAAGGTGAAATGGAAGGTGAGGCAGTCGAAGCTATTGTGGAGGAATCAGAAACATTTATtaaggggaaggagagaaaaaccTATCAAAGACGCCGTGAAGGTGGGCAGGAGGACGATGCTTGTCATATACCACCAAACCAAGCAGATGGAGGTGAAGTAGTGCAGGATGTCAGCAGTGGTGTGCAGATGGTGATGATGGAACAGCTGGATCCAACTCTTCTTCAAATGAAGACTGAAGTAATGGAAGGTGCAGTGCCTCAAGAAACAGAGGCTACGGTGGATGACACACAGATCATAACACTTCAGGTTGTTAATATGGAAGAGCAGCCTATAAACCTTGGTGAGCTTCAGCTGGTCCAAGTACCTGTACCAGTGACTGTACCTGTTGCCACCACATCTGTGGAAGAGCTTCAGGGAGCTTATGAAAATGAGGTTTCCAAAGGAGGCCTGCAAGAGGGAGAGCCCATGATCTGTCACACCCTCCCTTTACCAGAAGGCTTCCAAGTAGTGAAAGTGGGTGCAAATGGTGAGGTGGAGACACTGGAGCAAGGTGAACTTCAGCCACAGGAAGATCCCAATTGGCAAAAAGATCCAGACTATCAGCCACCAgccaaaaaaacaaagaaaaacaaaaagagtaAGCTTCGCTACACTGAGGAAGGCAAAGATGTGGATGTCTCTGTGTATGACTTTgaagaggagcagcaggagggttTGTTGTCTGAGGTCAATGCGGAAAAGGTGGTGGGCAATATGAAGCCACCTaaaccaacaaaaattaaaaagaaag GTGTAAAGAAGACATTCCAGTGTGAACTGTGCAGTTACACTTGTCCACGTCGTTCCAACTTGGACCGCCACATGAAAAGCCACACTGATGAAAGACCACATAAGTGCCATCTCTGTGGCAGGGCTTTCCGGACAGTCACGTTGCTGAGGAACCACCTCAACACTCACACAG GTACTCGCCCTCACAAGTGCCCAGACTGCGACATGGCCTTTGTGACCAGTGGAGAGTTGGTTCGGCATCGCCGCTACAAACATACCCATGAGAAACCATTCAAATGTTCAATGTGTGATTATGCTAGTGTGGAG GTTAGCAAATTGAAACGCCACATTCGTTCTCACACCGGAGAGCGTCCGTTCCAGTGCAGCCTGTGCAGCTATGCCAGCAGGGATACCTACAAACTGAAGAGGCACATGAGGACCCACTCTG GAGAGAAGCCATATGAATGTTACATCTGCCATGCTCGCTTCACTCAGAGCGGTACCATGAAGATGCACATTTTGCAGAAGCACACGGAGAATGTGGCCAAATTTCATTGTCCTCACTGTGATACTGTTATAGCGAGAAAGAGTGACTTAG GTGTCCATTTGCGAAAGCAGCATTCCTACATCGAACAGGGCAAGAAGTGTCGCTATTGTGACGCTGTGTTTCATGAGCGGTATGCCCTCATACAGCATCAAAAGTCTCACAAGAATGAGAAGCGCTTCAAGTGTGACCAGTGCGATTATGCATGCAGACAG GAGCGACACATGGTCATGCATAAACGGACCCATACTGGAGAAAAGCCTTATGCCTGTAGCCATTGTGACAAAACCTTCCGTCAGAAACAGCTCCTTGATATGCACTTCAAACGATACCATGATCCCAACTTTGTCCCTGCTGCCTTTGTCTGTTCCAAGTGTGGCAAAACATTCACTCGCAGG AACACAATGGCCAGACATGCCGATAACTGCTCTGGCCTAGATGGTGGGGAAGGAGAGAATGGAGGAGAGACAAAGAAGGGCAAACGTGGCCGAAAGAGAAAGATGCGGTCTAAGAAAGAAGATTCCTCTGATAGTG AGGAAAATGCTGAACCAGATTTGGATGAtaatgaagatgaggaggagacAGCAGTAGAAATTGAGGCTGAACCAGAAGTCGAGCAAGAGGCTCCTGCACCACCTCCCAGTAAGAAGCGAAGAGGAAGACCACCAGGCAAAGCTGCCACCCAACCAAAACAATCCCAGC CTGCAGCAATCATTCAGGTTGAAGACCAGAACACTGGTGAAATTGAGAATATTATAGTTGAAGTAAAGAAAGAACCTGAtgcagaaacagcagaggaagaggaggaagctcAGCCTGCTGTAGTGGAAGCTCCCAATGGAGACCTCACTCCTGAGATGATTCTCAGCATGATGGACCGGTGA
- the CTCF gene encoding transcriptional repressor CTCF isoform X6 encodes MEGEAVEAIVEESETFIKGKERKTYQRRREGGQEDDACHIPPNQADGGEVVQDVSSGVQMVMMEQLDPTLLQMKTEVMEGAVPQETEATVDDTQIITLQVVNMEEQPINLGELQLVQVPVPVTVPVATTSVEELQGAYENEVSKGGLQEGEPMICHTLPLPEGFQVVKVGANGEVETLEQGELQPQEDPNWQKDPDYQPPAKKTKKNKKSKLRYTEEGKDVDVSVYDFEEEQQEGLLSEVNAEKVVGNMKPPKPTKIKKKGVKKTFQCELCSYTCPRRSNLDRHMKSHTDERPHKCHLCGRAFRTVTLLRNHLNTHTGTRPHKCPDCDMAFVTSGELVRHRRYKHTHEKPFKCSMCDYASVEVSKLKRHIRSHTGERPFQCSLCSYASRDTYKLKRHMRTHSGEKPYECYICHARFTQSGTMKMHILQKHTENVAKFHCPHCDTVIARKSDLGVHLRKQHSYIEQGKKCRYCDAVFHERYALIQHQKSHKNEKRFKCDQCDYACRQERHMVMHKRTHTGEKPYACSHCDKTFRQKQLLDMHFKRYHDPNFVPAAFVCSKCGKTFTRRNTMARHADNCSGLDGGEGENGGETKKGKRGRKRKMRSKKEDSSDSEENAEPDLDDNEDEEETAVEIEAEPEVEQEAPAPPPSKKRRGRPPGKAATQPKQSQPAAIIQVEDQNTGEIENIIVEVKKEPDAETAEEEEEAQPAVVEAPNGDLTPEMILSMMDR; translated from the exons ATGGAAGGTGAGGCAGTCGAAGCTATTGTGGAGGAATCAGAAACATTTATtaaggggaaggagagaaaaaccTATCAAAGACGCCGTGAAGGTGGGCAGGAGGACGATGCTTGTCATATACCACCAAACCAAGCAGATGGAGGTGAAGTAGTGCAGGATGTCAGCAGTGGTGTGCAGATGGTGATGATGGAACAGCTGGATCCAACTCTTCTTCAAATGAAGACTGAAGTAATGGAAGGTGCAGTGCCTCAAGAAACAGAGGCTACGGTGGATGACACACAGATCATAACACTTCAGGTTGTTAATATGGAAGAGCAGCCTATAAACCTTGGTGAGCTTCAGCTGGTCCAAGTACCTGTACCAGTGACTGTACCTGTTGCCACCACATCTGTGGAAGAGCTTCAGGGAGCTTATGAAAATGAGGTTTCCAAAGGAGGCCTGCAAGAGGGAGAGCCCATGATCTGTCACACCCTCCCTTTACCAGAAGGCTTCCAAGTAGTGAAAGTGGGTGCAAATGGTGAGGTGGAGACACTGGAGCAAGGTGAACTTCAGCCACAGGAAGATCCCAATTGGCAAAAAGATCCAGACTATCAGCCACCAgccaaaaaaacaaagaaaaacaaaaagagtaAGCTTCGCTACACTGAGGAAGGCAAAGATGTGGATGTCTCTGTGTATGACTTTgaagaggagcagcaggagggttTGTTGTCTGAGGTCAATGCGGAAAAGGTGGTGGGCAATATGAAGCCACCTaaaccaacaaaaattaaaaagaaag GTGTAAAGAAGACATTCCAGTGTGAACTGTGCAGTTACACTTGTCCACGTCGTTCCAACTTGGACCGCCACATGAAAAGCCACACTGATGAAAGACCACATAAGTGCCATCTCTGTGGCAGGGCTTTCCGGACAGTCACGTTGCTGAGGAACCACCTCAACACTCACACAG GTACTCGCCCTCACAAGTGCCCAGACTGCGACATGGCCTTTGTGACCAGTGGAGAGTTGGTTCGGCATCGCCGCTACAAACATACCCATGAGAAACCATTCAAATGTTCAATGTGTGATTATGCTAGTGTGGAG GTTAGCAAATTGAAACGCCACATTCGTTCTCACACCGGAGAGCGTCCGTTCCAGTGCAGCCTGTGCAGCTATGCCAGCAGGGATACCTACAAACTGAAGAGGCACATGAGGACCCACTCTG GAGAGAAGCCATATGAATGTTACATCTGCCATGCTCGCTTCACTCAGAGCGGTACCATGAAGATGCACATTTTGCAGAAGCACACGGAGAATGTGGCCAAATTTCATTGTCCTCACTGTGATACTGTTATAGCGAGAAAGAGTGACTTAG GTGTCCATTTGCGAAAGCAGCATTCCTACATCGAACAGGGCAAGAAGTGTCGCTATTGTGACGCTGTGTTTCATGAGCGGTATGCCCTCATACAGCATCAAAAGTCTCACAAGAATGAGAAGCGCTTCAAGTGTGACCAGTGCGATTATGCATGCAGACAG GAGCGACACATGGTCATGCATAAACGGACCCATACTGGAGAAAAGCCTTATGCCTGTAGCCATTGTGACAAAACCTTCCGTCAGAAACAGCTCCTTGATATGCACTTCAAACGATACCATGATCCCAACTTTGTCCCTGCTGCCTTTGTCTGTTCCAAGTGTGGCAAAACATTCACTCGCAGG AACACAATGGCCAGACATGCCGATAACTGCTCTGGCCTAGATGGTGGGGAAGGAGAGAATGGAGGAGAGACAAAGAAGGGCAAACGTGGCCGAAAGAGAAAGATGCGGTCTAAGAAAGAAGATTCCTCTGATAGTG AGGAAAATGCTGAACCAGATTTGGATGAtaatgaagatgaggaggagacAGCAGTAGAAATTGAGGCTGAACCAGAAGTCGAGCAAGAGGCTCCTGCACCACCTCCCAGTAAGAAGCGAAGAGGAAGACCACCAGGCAAAGCTGCCACCCAACCAAAACAATCCCAGC CTGCAGCAATCATTCAGGTTGAAGACCAGAACACTGGTGAAATTGAGAATATTATAGTTGAAGTAAAGAAAGAACCTGAtgcagaaacagcagaggaagaggaggaagctcAGCCTGCTGTAGTGGAAGCTCCCAATGGAGACCTCACTCCTGAGATGATTCTCAGCATGATGGACCGGTGA